One window of Lemur catta isolate mLemCat1 chromosome 3, mLemCat1.pri, whole genome shotgun sequence genomic DNA carries:
- the PAQR7 gene encoding LOW QUALITY PROTEIN: membrane progestin receptor alpha (The sequence of the model RefSeq protein was modified relative to this genomic sequence to represent the inferred CDS: deleted 1 base in 1 codon), with protein MAMAQKLSHLLPGLRQVSQEPQPSLQPEPIFTVDRAEVPPLFWKPYIYVGYRPLHQTWCFYFRTLFQQHNEAVNVWTHLVAAVVLLLRLAMFARTVDFWGDPHASPLFIIVLTSFTYLSFSALAHLLQAKSEFWHYSFFFLDYVGVAVYQYGSALAHFYYAIEPAWHAQVQAIFLPTAAFLAWLSCAGSCYSKFIQKPGLLGRTCQEMPSALAYALDISPVVHRILVSPGPATDDPALLYHKCQVVFFLLAAAFFSAFVPERWFPGSCHVFGQSHQVFHVFLVLCTLAQLEAVALDYESRRPIYEPLHTRWPHNFSGLFLLTAGSSFLTAFLLSQLVRRRLDRKTK; from the exons ATGGCCATGGCCCAGAAGCTCAGCCACCTCCTGCCCGGTCTGCGGCAGGTCAGCCAGGAGCCTCAGCCATCTCTGCAGCCAGAGCCCATCTTCACGGTGGACCGAGCGGAGGTGCCGCCCCTTTTCTGGAAGCCGTACATCTACGTGGGCTACCGGCCGCTGCATCAGACCTGGTGCTTCTACTTCCGCACGCTTTTCCAGCAGCACAATGAGGCGGTGAACGTCTGGACCCACCTGGTGGCGGCTGTGGTGCTGCTGCTGCGGCTGGCCATGTTTGCAAGGACCGTGGACTTCTGGGGAGACCCGCACGCCTCGCCCCTCTTCATCATCGTCCTCACCTCCTTCACCTACCTCTCCTTCAGTGCCTTGGCTCACCTCCTGCAGGCCAAGTCCGAGTTCTGGCATTACAGCTTCTTCTTCTTGGACTACGTG GGGGTGGCCGTGTACCAGTACGGCAGTGCCCTGGCGCACTTCTACTATGCCATCGAGCCCGCCTGGCACGCCCAGGTACAGGCCATTTTCCTGCCCACGGCCGCCTTTCTCGCCTGGCTCTCCTGCGCTGGCTCCTGCTACAGCAAGTTCATCCAGAAACCAGGCCTGCTGGGCCGCACTTGCCAGGAGATGCCCTCGGCGCTGGCCTATGCGCTGGACATCAGCCCCGTGGTGCACCGCATCTTGGTGTCCCCTGGCCCTGCCACGGATGACCCAGCCCTTCTCTACCACAAGTGCCAGGTGGTCTTCTTTCTGCTGGCTGctgctttcttctctgccttcGTGCCTGAGCGCTGGTTCCCTGGCAGCTGCCATGTCTTTGGGCAGAGCCACCAGGTGTTCCATGTCTTCTTGGTGCTGTGCACGTTGGCTCAGCTGGAGGCTGTGGCGCTGGACTATGAGTCCCGGCGGCCCATCTACGAGCCTCTGCACACCCGCTGGCCCCACAACTTCTCTGGCCTTTTCCTGCTCACTGCGGGCAGCAGTTTCCTCACTGCGTTCCTCCTGAGCCAGCTGGTGCGGCGCAGACTTGATCGGAAGACCAAGTGA
- the LOC123634387 gene encoding aurora kinase A and ninein-interacting protein, whose protein sequence is MRRRGAEEEACGVWLDAAALKRRRVQTHLMKPGTKMLTLFPGERKANISFTQRRTPPTSVQQRSIASFFTLQPGKTNGGDQRSVSSHRESQINKESKKDAAQLDHLIQGLEDGCVAPPLATSTPADIQESGLSPQSLQTSGHPRTGTPFLSVLSLLQPDTLNCAGESNASLAFSFTQDLESSCLLDQKEGERDSARKREWLHESKKNHQGMEKHCQPLDKTKLERKESAKENRQAPVLQPYRESWSGKNTESVKQSPCPVSVFSWDGEKDKESWSQLFTEDTQGQRVIAHDTRTPFQDVTSNWNRGLGQFPNSPWPQYQDGPAQLNLKPDSLFTQDSEVQALACQQDCCRRFLIERQKHLR, encoded by the exons ATGAGGCGGAGAGGCGCCGAGGAGGAGGCCTGCGGCGTGTGGCTGGACGCGGCGGCGCTGAAGAGGCGGAGAGTGCAG ACACATTTAATGAAACCAGGCACCAAAATGCTAACACTCTTTCCTGGAGAAAGAAAGGCTAATATTTCTTTTACTCAAAGAAGAACTCCACCTACAAGCGTTCAACAGAGAAGCATAGCTTCCTTCTTCACCCTGCAGCCAG GAAAGACAAATGGTGGTGACCAGAGGAGTGTTTCATCTCATAGAGAAAGTCAGATCAACAAGGAGTCTAAGAAAGATGCAGCCCAGCTAGACCATTTGATCCAAGGCTTAGAGGATGGTTGCGTGGCACCCCCTTTAGCCACTTCAACCCCTGCAGACATCCAGGAATCTGGACTTTCTCCTCAGTCCCTCCAGACTTCTGGCCACCCCAGAACGGGAACCCCATTTTTGTCTGTGTTATCTTTGCTCCAGCCTGATACCCTAAATTGTGCTGGAGAGAGTAATGCCTCACTGGCTTTTTCCTTCACTCAGGACTTGGAAAGTTCTTGTTTGCTGGAccaaaaggagggagagagggattcTGCCAGGAAAAGAGAATGGCTTCATGAATCTAAGAAGAACCATCAGGGCATGGAGAAACACTGTCAGCCCTTAGACAAgactaaattggaaaggaaggagtCTGCCAAAGAAAACAGGCAGGCCCCTGTTCTTCAACCTTACAGGGAATCCTGGagtggaaagaacacagaatCAGTGAAACAAAGCCCTTGTCctgtttctgtgttttcctgGGATGGTGAAAAGGACAAGGAGTCCTGGAGTCAGCTTTTTACTGAAGATACTCAAGGCCAGCGAGTCATTGCCCACGACACTAGAACTCCTTTCCAAGATGTAACCAGTAACTGGAATCGGGGCTTAGGGCAGTTTCCTAACAGCCCTTGGCCTCAGTACCAGGATGGGCCAGCACAGTTAAATCTGAAGCCTGATTCACTCTTTACCCAGGACTCTGAAG TCCAAGCTCTAGCTTGTCAGCAAGACTGTTGCAGAAGATTTCTCATTGAGAGGCAGAAACATCTGCGGTGA